In the genome of Mytilus trossulus isolate FHL-02 unplaced genomic scaffold, PNRI_Mtr1.1.1.hap1 h1tg000244l__unscaffolded, whole genome shotgun sequence, one region contains:
- the LOC134701360 gene encoding N-alpha-acetyltransferase 40-like, with translation MVVSRAKVDKANKVPDPMDFVKPFRKFERNGLSLTIEFKRITDMSEEEIQWAYDLTKKNMQTLYEDSEWGWKDKDKKEEMTEDKALYLIARDSSNKPVAFTHFRFDIEIDEEVLYCYEIQVIDDVRRKGIGKFIVQILELMAYQTEMTKVMLTTFKHNKVAQGFFKNTMKYVIDEISPEDPLFEEGYHYEILSKPIKQKPNKTGDASNDQSNKAVVEPMQTSPVKAS, from the exons ATGGTGGTGTCAAGGGCAAAAGTTGATAAAGCAAATAAA GTGCCAGACCCTATGGATTTTGTGAAACCATTCAGAAAATTTGAACGAAATGG ATTGAGTTTGACCATTGAGTTTAAACGTATAACCGATATGAGTGAAGAAGAAATACAATGGGCATATGACCtcacaaagaaaaatatgcaaacatt ATATGAAGACAGTGAATGGGGATGGAAAGATAAGGACAAGAAAGAAGAAATGACAGAAGACAAAGCTCTGTATCTGATAGCAAGAGATTCTAGTAATAAACCTGTAGCATTTACACATTTTAGATTTGATATAGAAATTGATGAAGAAGTTCTATATTG CTATGAAATCCAAGTTATAGATGATGTCAGAAGAAAAGGCATAGGGAAATTTATTGTACAGATATTAGAATTAATGGCATATCA AACAGAGATGACAAAGGTGATGTTAACAACATTTAAACATAACAAAGTGGCTCAGGGtttctttaaaaacacaatGAA GTATGTCATAGATGAAATCTCACCTGAAGATCCATTATTTGAGGAAGGCTATCATTATGAAATACTCAGTAAACCAATCAAACAGAAGCCAAACAAGACAGGTGATGCCAGTAACGACCAATCAAATAAAGCTGTTGTAGAACCAATGCAGACGTCACCTGTCAAAGCATCGTAG
- the LOC134701487 gene encoding E3 ubiquitin-protein ligase TRIM45-like — MMALSNSLQSGQIPMLCQMCEESNEIKWKCIQCNFLLCTKCQKLHKKVKSDNQHTIIDIMDIATHQEEVNDQPDINNIPCSVHNGQNCCLFCQTCEEVICPLCILSTHAKHKMTKLDEGYKLTLKAIKNFHSEVEETILQTEKVLSRLNVKESSEISKYETERQKILKRERVLKKEVEKHTKNLLTELDQRRDPLMTSVQDEKNKSEKMKKDLENRRESLSYSISRNNASEVFNIFKQERVIRADRKQKVEPVNTKLKGLPQYVPGQQPILIAQHGELTELKVDDDQTTLNFKWYSNLKLN, encoded by the coding sequence ATGATGGCATTATCAAATTCTCTTCAGAGTGGACAAATTCCAATGCTCTGTCAGATGTGTGAGGAATCTAATGAGATTAAATGGAAATGTATACAATGTAACTTTCTCTTGtgtacaaaatgtcaaaaacttCACAAGAAAGTAAAATCTGACAACCAGCATACCATCATAGACATAATGGACATTGCTACACATCAAGAAGAAGTAAATGATCAACCAGACATAAATAATATTCCATGTAGTGTTCATAATGGACAAAACTGTTGCCTGTTTTGCCAGACATGTGAAGAAGTTATCTGCCCTTTATGTATTCTTAGCACTCATGCCAaacataaaatgacaaaattagaTGAAGGATACAAGTTAACATTGAAAGCTATCAAAAATTTTCATTCTGAAGTTGAAGAAACCATTTTACAAACTGAGAAGGTATTATCTAGACTGAATGTAAAGGAATCAtctgaaatatcaaaatatgaaacGGAAAGGCAGAAAATTCTGAAACGGGAAAGAGTTTTAAAGAAAGAAGTTGAAAAGCATACAAAGAATCTTTTGACTGAACTTGATCAACGTAGGGATCCTCTAATGACATCAGTTCaggatgaaaaaaataaatcagagAAGATGAAAAAAGATTTAGAAAATCGTAGAGAGAGTCTAAGTTATTCCATTAGTCGGAACAATGCAAGTGAAGTtttcaacatatttaaacaGGAAAGAGTAATTAGAGCAGACAGGAAACAGAAGGTAGAACCAGTCAACACTAAGTTAAAGGGATTGCCACAATATGTACCAGGACAACAACCAATTTTGATAGCGCAGCATGGAGAATTGACTGAACTAAAAGTTGATGATGACCAGACAACCCTAAATTTCAAGTGGTACAGCAATTTAAAACTAAACTGA